The bacterium genomic interval AAGGTGTGTCCCCTGCCCCCGGTTCAGTTGGTCGCTCCCGCGCACCCGGAGCAGGATCCGATGACGTGCAGGTCGACGAGGGAGACGGCCGAGATCCTCTCCTCCCCATCGAACCGGAGGCCGTCGAGACACGGGGGCAGCGGGATGTCGAGCAGCGCGCTGCAGTGGACGCAATGGAAGTGCGCGTGGGGGGCGTCCGCCCCGTCGAAGCGGGAGGAGCCCCCTTCGCTGGGCTGGATCTCCCGCACGGTCCCGTGGTCCCGCAGGAAGTTCAGGTTCCTGTAGACTGTTCCCAGGCTGATGTTGGGGAGCACCCGCCGCGCCTCCCGATAGATCGTCTCGGCGGTGGGGTGGTCGCACGACTCCTTCAGGATG includes:
- a CDS encoding transcriptional repressor, yielding MKKTRNTRQRGVILDILKESCDHPTAETIYREARRVLPNISLGTVYRNLNFLRDHGTVREIQPSEGGSSRFDGADAPHAHFHCVHCSALLDIPLPPCLDGLRFDGEERISAVSLVDLHVIGSCSGCAGATN